A genomic window from Rhizobium sp. EC-SD404 includes:
- a CDS encoding quinone oxidoreductase — MTKAIVVHAHGGPDALVYDDVTVGTPGKGEALIRQTAIGLNFIDVYFRTGLYPAPNGLPVIPGGEGAGEVLALGEGVDHLKAGDRVAYVSTVGAYAEERLIAADKLVKVPDTIDLETAAAMMLKGMTVEYLFCRTHELKAGETILFHAAAGGVGLIAGQWARSIGATIIGTVSSPAKAELARAAGYDHVIDYSSEDFVARVKEITGGRGCDVVYDSVGKDTFPNSLDCLRPRGLFVSFGQSSGPIEGFDVGLLSRKGSLYMTRPTLFTYNAMRPDLEASAKALFDMVASGKVKIDVNQRYKLADAAQAHRDLEARKTTGTTLLIP; from the coding sequence ATGACCAAGGCGATTGTGGTTCATGCGCATGGCGGGCCGGATGCCCTGGTTTATGACGACGTGACGGTCGGCACGCCCGGCAAGGGCGAGGCGCTGATCCGCCAAACCGCCATCGGGCTTAATTTCATCGACGTCTATTTCCGCACCGGCCTGTATCCGGCTCCGAACGGCCTGCCCGTGATTCCCGGCGGCGAGGGCGCCGGTGAAGTCTTGGCGCTGGGTGAAGGCGTGGACCACTTGAAGGCCGGCGATCGCGTCGCCTATGTCAGCACCGTTGGCGCTTATGCCGAGGAGAGGCTCATTGCGGCCGACAAATTGGTGAAGGTGCCGGACACGATCGATCTGGAGACGGCCGCCGCCATGATGCTGAAGGGCATGACGGTCGAATATCTGTTCTGCCGGACGCACGAACTGAAGGCCGGCGAAACGATCCTCTTCCACGCGGCAGCCGGCGGCGTCGGCCTTATTGCCGGCCAATGGGCACGGTCGATCGGTGCCACCATCATCGGCACCGTCAGTTCGCCGGCGAAAGCCGAGCTCGCGCGCGCTGCCGGTTACGACCACGTGATCGACTATTCGAGCGAGGATTTCGTCGCCCGTGTGAAGGAGATCACCGGTGGACGCGGCTGCGACGTCGTCTATGATTCCGTCGGCAAGGACACGTTCCCGAATTCGCTGGACTGCCTGAGACCGCGTGGCCTCTTCGTCAGCTTCGGCCAGTCGTCCGGGCCGATCGAAGGGTTCGACGTCGGGCTCCTGTCGCGAAAGGGTTCGCTCTACATGACGCGACCGACGCTGTTCACTTACAACGCAATGCGCCCCGACCTCGAGGCATCTGCAAAGGCATTGTTCGACATGGTTGCCAGCGGCAAGGTGAAGATCGACGTGAACCAGCGCTACAAGCTGGCCGATGCCGCGCAGGCACATCGTGATCTCGAAGCACGGAAAACAACGGGTACGACGCTGCTGATCCCTTGA
- the pcsA gene encoding phosphatidylcholine synthase has protein sequence MTLLRRIGTKLYSYRRLPYAEIRAFSVHILTASGAYLAFLAVVAAAELRFVDMFWWLGFALLVDGIDGPIARRLNVKEVLPGWSGEQLDNVIDYVTYVLIPAFALYQSGMIGEIMSFVCAALIVISSAIYYANMGMKTSENFFSGFPVVWNMLVFTLFAIEASEWTAMIVVFVAVILTFLPIYFLHPVRVIRLRALNLPIFLIWCVLSGWALLLHFDSPLWLQWAVSLSALYLSVIGGIMQWFPKLGARTA, from the coding sequence ATGACACTTCTGCGCCGCATCGGCACCAAACTCTATAGCTATCGACGGCTGCCTTATGCCGAGATTCGCGCCTTTTCGGTGCATATCCTCACGGCATCCGGTGCCTATCTGGCATTCCTTGCAGTCGTTGCAGCGGCGGAACTGCGCTTCGTCGACATGTTCTGGTGGCTCGGCTTCGCCTTGCTCGTCGATGGGATCGATGGACCGATCGCGCGCCGGCTGAACGTCAAGGAAGTGTTGCCGGGCTGGTCTGGCGAACAGCTCGACAACGTGATCGATTACGTCACCTATGTGCTGATACCGGCTTTTGCGCTCTATCAGAGCGGGATGATCGGCGAGATCATGTCCTTCGTCTGCGCCGCGCTGATCGTGATTTCGAGCGCGATCTACTACGCCAATATGGGCATGAAGACGTCCGAGAACTTCTTCTCCGGCTTTCCGGTCGTCTGGAACATGCTGGTGTTCACGCTTTTCGCCATCGAGGCGAGCGAATGGACGGCGATGATCGTCGTCTTCGTTGCGGTGATCCTGACCTTTTTGCCGATCTATTTCCTGCATCCCGTGCGCGTCATCCGATTGCGGGCGCTCAACCTTCCGATCTTCCTGATTTGGTGCGTCCTGTCCGGTTGGGCCCTGCTCCTGCATTTCGACAGCCCGCTTTGGCTGCAATGGGCGGTGAGCCTCAGCGCGCTCTACCTCTCGGTGATTGGCGGGATCATGCAATGGTTTCCCAAGCTCGGCGCACGCACTGCCTGA
- a CDS encoding UbiH/UbiF family hydroxylase: protein MTKTFDAVVIGGGLAGCAAALLLAHGGRSVGFVAPKSPVKDGRTTALLMPSIALLEELGVWPRLDGKTAPLRTMRIADASRRLLRAPTVSFNSSEIDEDSFGHNVANADLLAALDERIAETPAITRFDQPARSVAPEAAAPVVTLADGTEVEGRLIIAADGRNSVAREAAGIKTRIWSYPQSAIVLTFAHRLPHRDVSTEFHTEEGPFTQVPLPGDRSSLVWVVKPDHAERILALSPDALNREIEDRLQSILGAVTVESQLQRFPLSGMVAESFGRGAIALVGEAAHLFPPIGAQGLNLGMRDVSELRNLPAYLEDRASVEAAITKFDRARRPDIVSRTQAVDLLNRSLLNGFLPVQFARAAGLTLLAGTGPVRQLALKEGMKPGSALTGFGGRLREQIRRKRAGSDREQQR, encoded by the coding sequence ATGACGAAGACATTCGATGCGGTCGTGATCGGTGGAGGCCTCGCCGGCTGCGCCGCGGCTCTTTTGCTTGCCCATGGCGGCCGCTCGGTCGGCTTCGTCGCACCGAAATCACCCGTCAAGGATGGGCGCACCACCGCTCTGCTCATGCCGTCGATCGCGCTTCTGGAAGAGCTCGGCGTCTGGCCGCGCCTCGATGGCAAAACCGCGCCGCTGCGCACCATGAGGATCGCCGATGCGAGCCGCAGGCTGCTGCGCGCGCCGACCGTCTCCTTCAATTCCTCAGAGATCGACGAGGACTCCTTCGGTCATAACGTCGCGAATGCCGATCTTCTCGCCGCGCTTGACGAACGGATCGCCGAAACGCCGGCCATCACCCGCTTCGACCAGCCGGCACGATCCGTCGCGCCGGAAGCCGCAGCACCCGTGGTCACGCTTGCCGATGGCACGGAGGTCGAGGGCCGGCTGATCATCGCCGCCGATGGCCGCAATTCCGTGGCGCGCGAAGCTGCCGGCATCAAGACCCGCATCTGGTCCTATCCCCAGTCGGCGATCGTGCTCACCTTTGCCCATCGCCTGCCCCACCGCGATGTCTCGACCGAGTTTCACACCGAGGAAGGTCCGTTCACGCAGGTGCCGCTCCCCGGCGACCGCTCGAGTCTCGTCTGGGTCGTCAAACCCGACCACGCCGAGCGTATCCTCGCCCTCTCGCCGGATGCGCTGAACCGCGAGATCGAGGATCGGCTGCAGTCGATCCTGGGGGCCGTCACGGTCGAGAGCCAGCTTCAGCGTTTCCCGCTTTCCGGCATGGTCGCGGAAAGCTTCGGCCGCGGCGCCATCGCACTCGTCGGCGAAGCCGCCCACCTCTTCCCGCCGATCGGCGCGCAGGGCCTCAATCTCGGAATGCGTGACGTGTCGGAACTTCGCAATCTTCCGGCCTATCTGGAGGATCGGGCGAGCGTCGAGGCCGCGATTACAAAGTTCGACCGCGCTCGCCGGCCCGATATCGTCAGCCGCACCCAGGCGGTCGATCTTCTCAACCGATCGCTGCTCAATGGTTTCCTGCCCGTGCAGTTCGCTCGCGCGGCGGGCCTCACGCTGCTTGCCGGCACCGGTCCCGTAAGGCAGTTGGCGCTGAAGGAAGGCATGAAGCCCGGCAGCGCGCT